A stretch of the Bordetella genomosp. 8 genome encodes the following:
- a CDS encoding NAD(P)/FAD-dependent oxidoreductase: MMQALRTEVAIIGGGIVGASAALFLRRRGVPVVLVDAGACGAKASGVNYGGVRRQGRPLAQMPLTQRAHELWADLRGLIGTDGEYQRCGHLKLAYTDADMAELERYRAATRGFGMHLEMLDRAALDRRFGWLGRGVVGGSFCAEDGHANPRLVSPAFAQAARQAGADVREQLRVVDAARDGDGFILRCEPSASFAPSAMSATATATAAADAVDAAGGLRPAATLDIHARVLLNCAGAWAGGFAARFGEPVPETSIHPLMMVTEPLPRFMTASLGVQGGGIYARQVDRGNCVIGGGRGVSSSPDYARPGRAQIGTLLAKTAALLPPLRGAHIIRFWSGVEGNMPDHNPVLGPSVTTPGLFHAFGFSGAGFQVGPAAGEVLADLAATGRTAIPIDAFRIDRYAADAHAAAPRVHTGHGQELEST; this comes from the coding sequence CTGATGCAGGCGTTGCGAACCGAAGTCGCCATCATCGGCGGCGGTATCGTCGGCGCCAGCGCGGCGTTGTTCCTGCGGCGGCGCGGCGTGCCGGTGGTCCTGGTGGACGCGGGCGCCTGTGGCGCCAAGGCGAGCGGCGTCAACTACGGCGGCGTGCGCCGCCAGGGGCGCCCCCTGGCGCAGATGCCGCTGACGCAACGGGCGCACGAATTATGGGCGGACCTGCGCGGCCTGATCGGCACGGACGGCGAGTACCAGCGTTGCGGCCATCTGAAACTGGCGTACACGGACGCCGACATGGCCGAACTCGAACGCTATCGCGCCGCCACGCGCGGTTTCGGCATGCATCTGGAGATGCTGGACCGTGCCGCGCTGGATCGCCGCTTCGGCTGGCTGGGCCGCGGCGTGGTCGGCGGCTCGTTCTGCGCGGAAGACGGCCATGCCAATCCGCGGCTGGTGTCGCCGGCCTTCGCCCAGGCCGCGCGCCAGGCCGGTGCCGACGTGCGCGAACAGCTGCGCGTCGTGGACGCGGCGCGCGACGGCGACGGGTTCATCCTGCGCTGCGAGCCCTCCGCGTCATTCGCGCCGTCCGCGATGTCCGCTACCGCGACCGCCACGGCGGCCGCCGATGCCGTCGATGCCGCCGGTGGGCTCCGCCCCGCCGCGACCCTCGACATCCACGCCCGCGTGCTGCTGAACTGCGCCGGCGCCTGGGCCGGCGGCTTTGCCGCGCGCTTCGGCGAGCCCGTGCCGGAAACCTCCATCCACCCGTTGATGATGGTCACCGAGCCCCTGCCGCGTTTCATGACCGCCAGCCTGGGGGTGCAGGGCGGCGGCATCTACGCGCGCCAGGTCGATCGCGGCAATTGCGTGATCGGCGGCGGCCGTGGCGTGTCGTCCAGCCCGGACTACGCGCGCCCGGGCCGCGCGCAGATCGGCACGCTGCTGGCCAAGACGGCCGCGCTGTTGCCGCCCCTGCGCGGCGCCCACATCATCCGTTTCTGGTCCGGGGTGGAAGGCAACATGCCGGACCATAATCCCGTGCTGGGCCCCAGCGTCACCACGCCGGGCCTGTTCCATGCCTTCGGATTTTCCGGCGCCGGCTTCCAGGTCGGCCCCGCGGCGGGTGAAGTCCTGGCCGATCTGGCCGCGACCGGCCGCACCGCTATTCCCATCGATGCATTCCGCATCGACCGATACGCTGCCGATGCTCATGCGGCCGCGCCTCGTGTGCATACAGGCCATGGGCAAGAGCTGGAGTCGACATGA
- a CDS encoding ABC transporter substrate-binding protein, with protein MSNRNRDTQSRAMRLAGAALVAALSIVPAGAWAQQKTLYVGMNGGDMERAFTQHVFPDFEKANNVKIVVVPGTSTEILAKAQAYKDSPQMHVMFLDDGVMARAASMGLCEKLRDDPVLKDLYPTAVMKDGMAAGIDMGMTGLGYNTRLFKKNGWAAPTSWMDLADPKFKGKVVFQSASNSTFGLHAFLMFNRIEGGDDQRTDPGFAKWSSTIGPNVLEYIPNSAKVAEMIQSDEAAIFPLTPTAIARLKKRDIPVEYAQPKEGSVILMVGECVIAKNSEPDLAQKLALYLLSPQAQENALRYGGHFPSNRKVQADPANQDTLKQFQTYMETAKVLDWDTINATRAAFNARWNRTVER; from the coding sequence ATGAGCAACCGCAATCGAGATACCCAATCCCGCGCCATGCGGCTGGCGGGCGCCGCCCTGGTGGCCGCGCTGTCCATCGTGCCGGCCGGCGCCTGGGCGCAGCAGAAGACCCTGTACGTGGGCATGAACGGCGGCGATATGGAACGCGCCTTCACCCAGCATGTTTTCCCGGATTTCGAGAAGGCCAACAACGTCAAGATCGTGGTGGTGCCGGGCACCTCCACGGAAATCCTGGCCAAGGCGCAGGCCTACAAGGACTCGCCGCAGATGCACGTCATGTTCCTGGACGACGGCGTGATGGCGCGCGCGGCTTCCATGGGCCTGTGCGAGAAGCTGCGCGACGATCCCGTGCTGAAGGATCTCTATCCCACCGCTGTCATGAAGGACGGCATGGCCGCCGGTATCGACATGGGCATGACGGGATTGGGCTACAACACCCGGCTGTTCAAGAAGAACGGCTGGGCCGCGCCGACCTCGTGGATGGACCTGGCGGATCCCAAGTTCAAGGGCAAGGTGGTGTTCCAGTCGGCGTCGAACAGCACCTTCGGCCTGCACGCCTTCCTGATGTTCAACCGCATCGAAGGCGGCGACGACCAGCGCACGGATCCCGGCTTTGCCAAGTGGAGCAGCACGATAGGCCCCAACGTGCTCGAGTACATTCCCAATTCCGCCAAGGTGGCGGAAATGATCCAGTCCGACGAAGCGGCCATCTTCCCGCTGACGCCCACGGCCATCGCGCGCCTGAAGAAGCGCGACATCCCGGTCGAATACGCGCAACCCAAGGAAGGCTCGGTCATCCTGATGGTGGGAGAATGTGTGATCGCGAAGAACAGCGAACCGGACCTGGCGCAGAAGCTGGCGCTATACCTGCTGTCGCCGCAGGCGCAGGAAAACGCCTTGCGCTACGGCGGCCACTTCCCGTCCAACCGCAAGGTGCAGGCCGATCCCGCCAACCAGGACACGCTGAAGCAGTTCCAGACCTATATGGAAACCGCCAAGGTGCTGGACTGGGACACCATCAACGCCACGCGCGCCGCCTTCAATGCGCGCTGGAACCGCACGGTCGAGCGTTGA
- a CDS encoding ABC transporter ATP-binding protein, with the protein MSFLRLEELSKDYGDLRVVQDLDLAVEQGEFVSLLGPSGCGKTTTLQMIAGFAEVTRGRVVLDGRDITHAAPNTRGLGIVFQTYALFPHLTVADNVEFGLSMRKVARAERRERTREALALVKLDQHGDRYPRELSGGQRQRVALARALVIRPPVLLLDEPLSNLDAKLREDMQFELRAIQRKTGTTTLMVTHDQAEALSISDRVVVMQEGRATQIDRPYRMYEHPGSEFISRFVGKTNFLPGTVTRAGTRAEVRSGELCLDVDGQGLRQGDAVRVCLRPEKLLPVAAGQGRLTGTVTTRYFLGSQWMYELDTPLGALTVLTPNDGRAPHEDGDRVGVDWQPDVVRVLPDAAQRQEDLR; encoded by the coding sequence ATGTCATTTCTGCGCCTGGAAGAACTTTCCAAGGACTACGGCGATCTGCGCGTCGTACAGGATCTCGACCTGGCCGTGGAGCAAGGCGAGTTCGTGTCCCTGCTGGGGCCTTCGGGCTGTGGCAAGACGACCACCCTGCAGATGATCGCGGGCTTCGCCGAAGTCACGCGCGGCCGGGTGGTGCTGGACGGCCGCGATATCACCCATGCGGCGCCCAACACGCGCGGCCTGGGCATCGTGTTCCAGACCTATGCGCTGTTCCCGCACCTGACGGTGGCGGACAACGTTGAGTTCGGGCTGTCCATGCGCAAGGTGGCGCGCGCGGAGCGCCGCGAACGCACCCGCGAGGCGCTGGCGCTGGTCAAGCTGGACCAGCATGGCGACCGCTATCCGCGCGAGCTGTCCGGCGGCCAGCGGCAACGCGTGGCCCTGGCGCGCGCCCTGGTGATCCGCCCGCCGGTGCTGCTGCTGGACGAGCCGCTGTCGAACCTGGACGCCAAGCTGCGCGAGGATATGCAGTTCGAGCTACGAGCCATCCAGCGCAAGACCGGTACCACTACCTTGATGGTCACCCACGACCAGGCCGAGGCCTTGTCGATCAGCGATCGCGTGGTCGTCATGCAGGAGGGACGCGCGACGCAGATCGACCGTCCGTACCGGATGTACGAGCATCCGGGCAGCGAGTTCATTTCCCGCTTCGTCGGCAAGACGAATTTCCTGCCGGGCACGGTGACGCGGGCGGGCACGCGCGCGGAAGTGCGCAGCGGGGAGTTGTGCCTGGACGTCGATGGGCAGGGCCTGCGCCAGGGCGACGCCGTGCGCGTCTGCCTGCGGCCCGAAAAGCTGCTGCCGGTGGCCGCCGGCCAGGGCAGGCTGACCGGCACCGTCACCACCCGCTATTTCCTGGGCAGCCAGTGGATGTACGAGCTGGACACGCCGCTGGGCGCGCTGACCGTGCTCACCCCCAACGACGGCCGCGCGCCCCATGAAGACGGCGACCGCGTCGGCGTGGACTGGCAGCCCGACGTCGTCCGGGTGCTGCCGGACGCCGCGCAGCGACAGGAGGATTTACGATGA
- the panB gene encoding 3-methyl-2-oxobutanoate hydroxymethyltransferase, whose protein sequence is MYPTVTDGEQAPRKPITLATLSAMHQRGEKIAMLTCYDASFAALLDRSGVDILLIGDSLGNVVQGQSSTLPVTLEHMIYHTECVVRGNRTAWVLADMPWGSYHESAAQAYASAARLMAAGAQMVKVEGMDGRTPWMSDIVACLTERGIPVCAHMGLTPQFVHALGGYRVQGKDEAGAAYLKQQARVMRDAGASMLLYEMVPAALAAEITADVNIPTIGIGAGPGCTGQVLVLHDMLNVFPGRKARFVRNFMEGAGSIQEAVQAYVRAVKDGSFPAQEHSY, encoded by the coding sequence ATGTATCCCACCGTCACCGACGGCGAGCAAGCGCCGCGCAAGCCCATCACCCTCGCCACCCTGTCCGCCATGCACCAGCGCGGCGAAAAGATCGCCATGCTGACCTGCTACGACGCCAGCTTCGCGGCGCTGCTGGACCGCAGCGGCGTGGACATCCTGCTGATCGGCGATTCGCTGGGCAACGTGGTGCAGGGACAATCGTCGACCTTGCCCGTGACGCTGGAGCACATGATCTACCACACCGAGTGCGTCGTGCGCGGCAACAGGACGGCGTGGGTGCTGGCGGACATGCCCTGGGGCAGCTATCACGAATCGGCCGCGCAGGCTTACGCAAGCGCGGCCCGCCTGATGGCGGCCGGCGCGCAGATGGTCAAGGTCGAAGGCATGGACGGCCGCACGCCGTGGATGTCGGATATCGTGGCCTGCCTGACCGAGCGCGGCATACCGGTGTGCGCCCACATGGGCCTGACGCCGCAGTTCGTGCACGCGCTGGGCGGGTACCGGGTACAGGGCAAGGACGAGGCCGGCGCGGCCTACCTGAAGCAGCAGGCGCGCGTCATGCGCGACGCGGGCGCCAGCATGCTGCTATACGAGATGGTGCCGGCCGCGCTCGCCGCCGAGATCACCGCGGACGTGAACATCCCGACGATAGGCATAGGCGCGGGTCCGGGATGTACCGGACAGGTGCTGGTGCTGCACGACATGCTGAACGTCTTCCCGGGCCGCAAGGCCCGCTTCGTGCGCAACTTCATGGAAGGCGCCGGCAGCATCCAGGAAGCCGTCCAGGCCTACGTGCGCGCCGTCAAGGACGGCAGCTTTCCGGCGCAGGAACACTCGTATTGA
- a CDS encoding type II toxin-antitoxin system HipA family toxin, with translation MARKPLQLNIWMNGSAVGAWRNEPGGSSLTYSEAWINDPGGRPLSLSLPFRLGNTPYKGAIVDDFFDNLLPDSDVIRRRLAQHHRADSAAPFDLLAVLGRDCVGAIQLLPPHEVPAGLDRIDAEPLTEADIALILRSAVSGAPLGHDDRTSDLRLSIAGAQEKTALLRQQGLWFRPRGSTPTTHILKLPLGLVGAMQADMHESVENEWLCAQLAAAYGLAVARCEIAHFEDQKALVIERFDRRFTDAGAIVRLPQEDMCQALGISPLRKYQADGGPGITAIIKNVLNSSQREQDVLDFYKAQIFFWMLAATDGHAKNFSIALLAGGRYHATPLYDILSAHPIIGTRRAQLAPQRAKLAMGVKGASGLHYRLAEIRRRHWYTHAHEIGLDAASVDGIMRELIDATEPAIEHIAARLPRHFPARVAESIFAGLRSQRDKLLQQDSEVV, from the coding sequence ATGGCGCGGAAGCCACTTCAGCTGAACATCTGGATGAACGGTTCGGCAGTCGGCGCGTGGCGCAACGAACCGGGCGGCTCTTCGCTGACGTACAGCGAGGCCTGGATCAACGATCCGGGCGGCCGCCCGCTCTCCCTGTCGCTGCCCTTCCGCCTGGGCAACACGCCCTACAAGGGCGCGATCGTTGATGACTTCTTCGATAACCTGCTGCCGGACAGCGACGTCATCCGGCGCCGGCTGGCGCAGCACCACCGCGCCGACAGCGCCGCTCCCTTCGACCTGTTGGCGGTGCTGGGCCGCGACTGCGTCGGCGCCATCCAATTGCTGCCACCGCATGAAGTCCCGGCCGGCCTGGACCGCATCGATGCCGAACCACTGACCGAAGCCGATATCGCGCTGATCCTGAGATCGGCCGTCAGCGGCGCGCCGCTGGGTCACGACGACCGTACCAGCGACCTGCGGCTCTCGATCGCCGGCGCACAGGAGAAAACCGCCCTGCTGCGCCAGCAGGGCCTATGGTTCCGTCCGCGCGGCAGCACACCGACCACGCATATCCTGAAACTGCCCCTGGGCCTGGTGGGCGCCATGCAGGCCGACATGCACGAATCCGTCGAGAACGAATGGCTATGCGCGCAGCTGGCCGCCGCGTACGGCCTGGCAGTCGCCCGTTGCGAAATCGCGCACTTCGAAGACCAGAAAGCGCTGGTCATCGAGCGTTTCGACCGCCGCTTCACGGATGCGGGTGCCATCGTCCGTCTGCCACAGGAAGACATGTGCCAGGCGCTGGGCATATCGCCGCTGCGCAAATACCAGGCGGACGGCGGACCAGGGATCACCGCCATCATCAAGAACGTACTGAACTCGTCGCAGCGCGAACAGGACGTCCTCGACTTCTACAAGGCACAGATCTTTTTCTGGATGCTGGCCGCCACCGATGGCCATGCCAAGAATTTCAGCATTGCCCTGCTGGCCGGCGGCAGATACCACGCGACGCCGCTGTACGACATCCTTTCGGCGCACCCCATCATCGGCACCAGGCGCGCGCAGCTCGCGCCGCAGCGCGCCAAACTGGCGATGGGCGTGAAAGGGGCCAGCGGATTGCATTACCGCCTCGCCGAGATCCGCCGCCGGCACTGGTACACGCACGCGCACGAAATCGGGCTGGATGCCGCGTCGGTGGACGGCATCATGCGGGAACTCATCGATGCGACCGAGCCCGCCATCGAGCACATCGCCGCAAGACTGCCACGGCATTTTCCCGCGCGTGTCGCGGAATCGATCTTCGCCGGGTTGCGCTCGCAGCGCGATAAGCTCTTGCAGCAGGACAGCGAGGTGGTTTGA
- a CDS encoding SDR family NAD(P)-dependent oxidoreductase yields MSDTTFDFQGKVAVVTGGSQGIGEACVRRLVLAGAAVAIWDVADAPGQALAEALARDGARVSYVRCDVASKASVDAAVAATRGAYGRIDQLVSNAGIVRPCNFLDITEADWDAVLDVNLKGAFLVGQAVARLMVEQGGGAIVHMSSVNAVMAIPTIASYNASKGGLAQLTRVMALALVDHGIRVNAVGPGTIATELASKAVLADEATRARLMSRTPMRRLGEPTEVADAVAYLLSDASSYITGETLYIDGGRLALNYTV; encoded by the coding sequence GTGAGCGACACCACTTTCGATTTCCAAGGCAAGGTCGCCGTCGTGACCGGCGGCTCCCAGGGCATAGGCGAAGCCTGCGTGCGTCGCCTGGTGCTGGCCGGCGCCGCCGTCGCCATCTGGGACGTGGCCGACGCGCCCGGCCAGGCCCTGGCGGAAGCGCTGGCGCGTGACGGCGCGCGCGTCAGCTACGTGCGCTGCGACGTCGCCAGCAAGGCGTCCGTCGATGCCGCCGTGGCCGCCACGCGCGGGGCTTACGGCCGCATCGATCAACTGGTCAGCAATGCCGGCATCGTGCGTCCGTGCAATTTCCTGGACATCACGGAAGCCGATTGGGATGCCGTGCTGGACGTGAACCTGAAAGGCGCTTTCCTGGTCGGCCAGGCCGTGGCGCGCCTGATGGTGGAGCAGGGCGGCGGCGCCATCGTCCACATGAGCTCCGTCAACGCCGTCATGGCGATCCCGACCATCGCTTCCTACAACGCCAGCAAGGGTGGGTTGGCGCAGCTGACGCGCGTCATGGCGCTGGCGCTGGTCGACCACGGCATACGGGTCAATGCGGTCGGCCCCGGCACCATCGCCACCGAATTGGCGAGCAAGGCCGTGCTGGCCGACGAAGCCACGCGGGCGCGGTTGATGAGCCGTACGCCGATGCGGCGCCTGGGCGAGCCGACCGAGGTGGCGGACGCCGTGGCCTATCTGCTGAGCGACGCGTCCAGCTACATCACGGGCGAGACGCTGTACATCGATGGCGGGCGGCTGGCGCTCAACTACACGGTATGA
- a CDS encoding FAD/NAD(P)-dependent oxidoreductase, giving the protein MTPAVPPEPRPVIVGAGPAGIRAAQALVDAGLRPIVLDEAQRAGGQIYRQPPAGFQRSGRELYGFEHRKAARLHATMRDLMPAIDYRPGALVWNCEDGVLDVLRDGSNETIAYSHLILATGATDRVLPFPGWTLPGVYTLGGAQVALKFQGCGVGQRVAFMGTGPLLYLVAYQYAKAGAEVVAVLDTATTADRLSSIPGMLLAPGLAAKGLYTMGWLRLHGIPMYSGVRPDHAIGYERISGLVCRQGEGDGGKPLRIACDALAYGLGLRSETQLASVAGCRFHYHERDRAWLPVKDAAGRASVPGIYLAGDGAGIAGADAAELAGERAALALLADLGMPVDAARAAALQRKLARQERVRDTLEQAFPFPADWAASLDDDVVLCRCEEITVGALRASAQIEGTRELNRGKALTRVGMGRCQGRMCGAAAAEVLARASGVALPQVGWLRAQPPVKPIPIQLFSLDVQDAPDSALSSGGGR; this is encoded by the coding sequence ATGACCCCGGCCGTTCCGCCTGAACCGCGCCCCGTCATCGTCGGCGCCGGCCCGGCCGGCATCCGCGCCGCCCAGGCCCTGGTCGACGCAGGCCTGCGTCCCATCGTGCTGGACGAAGCCCAGCGTGCCGGCGGCCAGATCTATCGCCAGCCGCCCGCCGGCTTCCAGCGTTCCGGCCGGGAGCTGTACGGCTTCGAGCACCGCAAGGCGGCCCGGCTGCACGCGACGATGCGCGACCTGATGCCGGCCATCGACTACCGTCCCGGCGCGTTGGTATGGAATTGCGAGGACGGCGTGCTGGACGTGCTGCGGGATGGCAGCAACGAGACCATCGCCTACAGCCACCTGATCCTGGCCACCGGCGCCACGGACCGCGTGCTGCCTTTCCCGGGATGGACCCTGCCCGGCGTCTACACCCTGGGCGGCGCCCAGGTCGCCTTGAAATTCCAGGGCTGCGGCGTGGGCCAGCGCGTGGCATTCATGGGTACGGGCCCATTGCTGTACCTGGTGGCGTATCAATACGCCAAGGCGGGTGCCGAGGTGGTTGCCGTGCTCGACACCGCCACCACCGCGGATCGCTTGTCCAGCATTCCCGGCATGCTGCTCGCCCCGGGCCTGGCGGCCAAGGGCCTGTACACCATGGGCTGGCTGCGCCTGCATGGCATACCCATGTACAGCGGCGTGCGGCCGGACCATGCCATCGGCTACGAACGCATCTCCGGCCTGGTCTGCCGCCAGGGCGAAGGCGACGGCGGCAAGCCGCTGCGCATTGCCTGCGACGCGCTCGCCTATGGCCTGGGCTTGAGGTCGGAAACCCAGCTGGCATCCGTGGCGGGCTGCCGCTTCCATTATCACGAACGTGATAGAGCGTGGTTGCCGGTCAAGGACGCGGCGGGACGCGCTTCCGTTCCGGGCATCTACCTGGCGGGAGATGGCGCGGGCATTGCCGGCGCCGACGCCGCCGAACTGGCGGGCGAACGCGCCGCCCTGGCACTGCTGGCCGACCTGGGCATGCCCGTGGACGCCGCGCGCGCCGCGGCGCTGCAACGCAAGCTGGCGCGGCAGGAACGTGTGCGCGATACGCTGGAACAGGCGTTTCCCTTTCCCGCCGACTGGGCCGCGTCGCTGGACGACGACGTCGTCCTGTGCCGCTGCGAGGAAATCACCGTCGGCGCGCTGCGCGCCTCGGCGCAGATCGAGGGCACGCGCGAACTGAATCGCGGCAAGGCGTTGACGCGTGTCGGCATGGGCCGCTGCCAGGGCCGCATGTGCGGCGCCGCCGCCGCCGAAGTACTGGCGCGCGCCAGCGGCGTGGCATTGCCGCAGGTGGGCTGGCTGCGCGCCCAGCCTCCGGTCAAGCCCATACCGATCCAGTTGTTTTCGTTGGACGTGCAGGACGCGCCGGATTCCGCGCTGTCCAGCGGCGGGGGACGCTGA
- a CDS encoding ABC transporter permease, which translates to MTAPGRRLDGLPAMLGSLPIGIVFLALVVTPLGLTFVLTFRPFDYNTGIQAGLTLHHYATVLSDPYFLGIFWRTLWISVLTTVICVAIGVPEAYILSRMRAPWRSIFLLAVLSPLLISLVVRAFGWSMLLGPAGLLGQAARALGLGPLLYSPTAIVIGLVHIMLPFMIIPVWTSLQKLDPSVEHAAYSLNASRLQTMLRVVLPQCMPGVLSGSLIVFGLSASSFAIPALLGGRRLKMVATVVYDEFLTELNWPLGATLAILLLVANIIIMMAYNRVIERSYRRSLG; encoded by the coding sequence ATGACCGCGCCAGGCCGCAGGCTCGATGGCCTGCCCGCGATGCTCGGCTCGTTGCCTATCGGCATCGTCTTCCTGGCGCTGGTCGTCACTCCCCTGGGCCTGACCTTCGTCCTGACCTTCCGCCCCTTCGACTACAACACCGGCATACAGGCCGGCCTGACGCTGCACCACTACGCCACGGTGCTCAGCGATCCCTACTTCCTGGGCATCTTCTGGCGCACCTTGTGGATCTCGGTGCTGACTACCGTGATCTGCGTCGCCATCGGCGTGCCGGAAGCCTACATCCTGAGCCGCATGCGGGCGCCCTGGCGTTCGATCTTCCTGCTGGCGGTGCTGTCGCCGCTGCTGATCTCCCTGGTAGTGCGCGCCTTCGGCTGGAGCATGCTGCTGGGCCCCGCCGGCCTGCTGGGCCAGGCGGCCCGCGCGCTGGGACTGGGGCCGCTGCTGTACTCGCCCACGGCCATCGTCATCGGCCTGGTGCACATCATGCTGCCCTTCATGATCATCCCCGTCTGGACGTCGCTGCAGAAGCTGGACCCTTCGGTCGAGCATGCCGCCTATTCCCTGAACGCCTCCCGGCTGCAGACCATGCTGCGCGTCGTGCTGCCGCAATGCATGCCGGGCGTGCTGTCCGGCAGCCTCATCGTGTTCGGCCTGAGCGCCAGCTCCTTCGCCATCCCCGCGCTGCTGGGCGGCCGCCGGCTGAAGATGGTGGCCACCGTCGTCTACGACGAGTTCCTGACCGAACTGAACTGGCCGCTGGGCGCCACCCTGGCGATCCTGCTGCTGGTCGCCAACATCATCATCATGATGGCCTACAACCGCGTCATCGAGCGGTCCTATCGCCGCAGCCTGGGATAA
- a CDS encoding (2Fe-2S)-binding protein, whose translation MNATPSQSLLTRLAERDRAPVDFTLDGRPLRALAGDTVLTAVLTHTDHVRETEFSGAPRAGFCMMGACQDCWMRLEDGTRLRACTTFIAAGMRLLSNTQGGQP comes from the coding sequence ATGAACGCCACGCCATCGCAATCCCTGCTGACCCGGCTGGCCGAGCGGGATCGCGCGCCGGTGGACTTCACGCTGGACGGCCGCCCCCTGCGGGCGCTGGCCGGCGACACCGTGCTGACCGCGGTCCTGACGCACACCGACCATGTGCGGGAAACCGAATTCAGCGGCGCCCCGCGCGCCGGCTTCTGCATGATGGGCGCCTGCCAGGATTGCTGGATGCGGCTCGAAGACGGTACCCGCCTGCGTGCCTGCACCACCTTCATCGCGGCCGGCATGCGGCTGCTGTCGAACACACAAGGAGGACAGCCATGA
- a CDS encoding IclR family transcriptional regulator: MAASGMPVDSAAQGVLQRAFAVLRALADAKGEALRLTEIAKRTGLAPATAHRVLQGLIQEDAVEQPAGGKAYQLSVAFYALGSAAGRYRSNLREIYRPSMLRLCGMLSDTIFILVRQGFDAICLDRIDGPFPVRSHTGDIGGRVPLGLGQGALILLASLPPAEREEVIRFNIPRLHHLGFIDEISMRVRIKQCLESRYAYSDGPGLYPGIAGLSVPIEDRNGDTVAALSVAAPQERLSGERLPLIVEMLHKEARAIGAQINPFDPALRRPSHFLGRGNRE, translated from the coding sequence ATGGCCGCCAGCGGCATGCCGGTGGATTCGGCTGCCCAGGGCGTGCTGCAACGCGCCTTCGCCGTATTGCGCGCGCTGGCGGACGCCAAGGGCGAAGCGCTGCGGCTCACCGAAATCGCCAAGCGCACCGGCCTGGCGCCCGCCACCGCGCACCGGGTGTTGCAGGGCCTGATCCAGGAGGACGCGGTGGAACAGCCCGCGGGCGGCAAGGCCTACCAGTTGAGCGTGGCCTTCTACGCGCTGGGATCGGCGGCGGGACGCTATCGATCGAACCTGCGGGAGATCTACCGGCCTTCCATGCTGCGGCTATGCGGCATGCTCAGCGACACCATCTTCATCCTGGTGCGCCAGGGTTTCGATGCGATCTGCCTGGACCGCATCGACGGTCCGTTCCCGGTGCGCTCGCATACCGGCGACATCGGCGGCCGCGTGCCGCTGGGGCTGGGCCAGGGCGCGCTGATCCTGCTGGCCAGCCTGCCGCCCGCCGAGCGCGAGGAAGTCATCCGCTTCAACATTCCGCGGCTGCATCACCTGGGCTTCATCGACGAGATCTCCATGCGGGTGCGCATCAAGCAATGCCTGGAATCGCGGTATGCGTATAGCGACGGGCCGGGCCTTTACCCCGGCATCGCCGGCCTGTCGGTGCCCATCGAGGATCGCAATGGCGATACGGTCGCGGCCCTGAGCGTCGCCGCGCCGCAGGAACGCCTCAGCGGCGAGCGCCTGCCACTGATCGTCGAAATGCTGCACAAGGAAGCGCGCGCCATCGGCGCGCAGATCAATCCTTTCGATCCGGCGCTGCGCCGGCCCAGCCATTTCCTGGGGCGTGGCAATCGGGAATAG
- a CDS encoding ABC transporter permease, with protein sequence MLKNGPLALAFNALVVAFVLAPLVVVCLVAFTPASTLSIPTHEFSLRWFRALFAHSDFMQSFRNSLLLATLSATLAVCLALPAASAITRYKFPGRDVLNGLLLSPLMIPHLVLGVALMRFFALIGSAGSFTWLVASHVVIVTPYVLRLLVGSLTGFDRSVEHAALSLSASRATVFLRVTLPLIIPGVFGGWLLAFINSFDELTMSVFITAPATITLPVRMYMYATESIDPMMAAVSATVIALTAVAMLLLDRVYGLDRVLVGQR encoded by the coding sequence ATGCTGAAGAACGGTCCCCTGGCGCTTGCCTTCAATGCCCTGGTCGTGGCCTTCGTGCTGGCGCCGCTGGTCGTCGTCTGCCTGGTCGCCTTCACGCCCGCGTCGACCCTGAGCATCCCGACCCACGAATTTTCGCTGCGCTGGTTCCGCGCGCTGTTCGCGCATTCGGATTTCATGCAGTCCTTCCGCAACAGCCTGTTGCTGGCGACGCTGTCGGCCACGCTGGCGGTGTGCCTGGCGCTGCCGGCCGCCAGCGCCATCACGCGCTACAAGTTCCCCGGACGCGATGTCCTGAACGGCCTGCTGCTGTCGCCGCTGATGATTCCCCATCTGGTCCTGGGCGTGGCGCTGATGCGCTTCTTTGCCCTGATCGGCAGCGCCGGCAGCTTCACCTGGCTGGTGGCGAGCCACGTCGTCATCGTCACGCCTTACGTGTTGCGGCTGCTGGTCGGTTCGCTGACCGGTTTCGATCGCTCTGTCGAGCATGCGGCGCTGTCGCTCAGCGCCAGCCGCGCCACGGTGTTCCTGCGCGTCACCTTGCCACTGATCATCCCCGGCGTCTTCGGCGGCTGGCTGCTGGCCTTCATCAACAGTTTCGATGAGCTCACCATGTCGGTGTTCATCACCGCGCCGGCCACCATCACCTTGCCCGTGCGCATGTACATGTACGCGACCGAGTCCATCGATCCCATGATGGCGGCCGTGTCGGCCACCGTCATCGCGCTGACCGCTGTCGCCATGTTGCTGCTGGACCGCGTATATGGCCTGGACCGCGTCCTGGTGGGGCAACGATGA